Proteins encoded within one genomic window of Rhinolophus sinicus isolate RSC01 linkage group LG05, ASM3656204v1, whole genome shotgun sequence:
- the TRIM27 gene encoding zinc finger protein RFP isoform X2 translates to MASASVAECLQQETTCPVCLQYFAEPMMLDCGHNICCACLTRCWGAAEINVSCPQCRETFPQRHMRPNRHLANVTQLVKQLRTERPSGPGGEMGVCEKHREPLKLYCEEDQMPICVVCDRSREHRGHSVLPLEEAVEGFKEQIQNQLDHLKRVKDLKKRRRAQGEQARAELLSLTQMEREKIIWEFEQLYHSLKEHEYRLLARLEELDLAIYNSINGAITQFSCNISHLSSLIAQLEEKQQQPTRELLQDIGDTLSRAERIRIPEPWITPPDLQEKIHIFAQKCLFMTESLKQFTEKMQSDMEKIQVDVTLDPDTAYPSLILSDNLRQVRYSYLQQDLPDNPERFNLFPCVLGSPCFIAGRHYWEVEVGDKAKWTIGVCEDSVCRKGGVTSAPQNGFWAVSLWYGKEYWALTSPMTALPLRTPLQRVGIFLDYDAGEVSFYNVTERCHTFTFSHATFCGPVRPYFSLSYSGGKSAAPLIICPMSGIDGFSGHVGNHGHSMETSP, encoded by the exons ATGGCCTCCGCGAGCGTGGCCGAGTGCTTACAGCAGGAGACCACCTGCCCCGTGTGCCTGCAGTACTTTGCCGAGCCCATGATGCTCGACTGCGGCCACAACATCTGTTGCGCGTGCCTCACCCGCTGCTGGGGCGCGGCGGAGATCAACGTGTCCTGCCCGCAGTGCCGGGAGACCTTCCCGCAGCGGCACATGCGGCCCAACCGGCACCTGGCCAACGTGACCCAGCTGGTGAAGCAGTTGCGCACCGAGCGGCCGTCGGGGCCCGGAGGCGAGATGGGTGTGTGCGAGAAACACCGCGAGCCCTTGAAGCTGTACTGCGAGGAGGACCAGATGCCCATCTGCGTGGTGTGCGATCGCTCCCGTGAGCACCGCGGCCACAGTGTGCTGCCGTTGGAGGAGGCGGTGGAGGGCTTCAAG gAGCAAATCCAGAACCAGCTGGACCACCTAAAAAGAGTGAAAGACTTAAAGAAGAGGCGTCGGGCACAGGGGGAGCAGGCACGAGCTGAGCTCTTG AGCCTTACCCAGATGGAGAGGGAGAAGATCATCTGGGAGTTTGAACAGTTGTATCACTCCTTGAAGGAGCATGAGTACCGCCTCCTTGCCCGCCTGGAGGAGCTAGACTTGGCTATCTACAACAGCATCAATGGTGCCATCACCCAGTTCTCGTGCAACATCTCGCACCTCAGCAGCCTGATCGCGCAGctggaggagaagcagcagcagcccaCAAGGGAGCTCCTGCAG GACATTGGGGATACATTGAGCAG GGCTGAAAGAATTAGGATCCCTGAACCTTGGATCACACCTCCAGATCTgcaagagaaaatacatatttttgcccaaaaatgtctgttcatgaCTGAGAGTCTGAAGCAGTTTACAG aAAAAATGCAGTCAGATATGGAGAAAATCCAAG TGGATGTGACTCTAGACCCGGACACAGCCTACCCCAGCCTGATCCTCTCCGATAACCTGCGGCAAGTGCGGTACAGTTACCTCCAGCAGGACCTGCCCGACAACCCTGAGCGGTTCAATCTGTTTCCCTGTGTCTTGGGCTCTCCATGCTTCATCGCTGGGAGACATTATTGGGAGGTAGAGGTGGGAGACAAAGCCAAGTGGACCATAGGTGTCTGTGAAGACTCAGTGTGCAGAAAAGGAGGAGTAACCTCGGCCCCCCAGAATGGATTCTGGGCAGTGTCCTTGTGGTATGGGAAAGAATACTGGGCTCTTACCTCCCCAATGACTGCCCTCCCCCTGCGGACCCCTCTGCAGCGGGTGGGAATTTTCTTGGACTATGATGCTGGCGAGGTCTCCTTCTACAATGTGACAGAGAGGTGTCACACCTTCACGTTCTCTCATGCTACCTTCTGTGGGCCTGTCCGGCCCTACTTCAGTCTGAGTTACTCGGGAGGGAAGAGCGCAGCTCCTCTCATCATCTGCCCCATGAGTGGGATTGATGGGTTTTCTGGCCACGTTGGGAATCATGGTCATTCCATGGAGACCTCCCCTTGA
- the TRIM27 gene encoding zinc finger protein RFP isoform X1, protein MASASVAECLQQETTCPVCLQYFAEPMMLDCGHNICCACLTRCWGAAEINVSCPQCRETFPQRHMRPNRHLANVTQLVKQLRTERPSGPGGEMGVCEKHREPLKLYCEEDQMPICVVCDRSREHRGHSVLPLEEAVEGFKEQIQNQLDHLKRVKDLKKRRRAQGEQARAELLSLTQMEREKIIWEFEQLYHSLKEHEYRLLARLEELDLAIYNSINGAITQFSCNISHLSSLIAQLEEKQQQPTRELLQDIGDTLSRAERIRIPEPWITPPDLQEKIHIFAQKCLFMTESLKQFTEKMQSDMEKIQELREAQLYSVDVTLDPDTAYPSLILSDNLRQVRYSYLQQDLPDNPERFNLFPCVLGSPCFIAGRHYWEVEVGDKAKWTIGVCEDSVCRKGGVTSAPQNGFWAVSLWYGKEYWALTSPMTALPLRTPLQRVGIFLDYDAGEVSFYNVTERCHTFTFSHATFCGPVRPYFSLSYSGGKSAAPLIICPMSGIDGFSGHVGNHGHSMETSP, encoded by the exons ATGGCCTCCGCGAGCGTGGCCGAGTGCTTACAGCAGGAGACCACCTGCCCCGTGTGCCTGCAGTACTTTGCCGAGCCCATGATGCTCGACTGCGGCCACAACATCTGTTGCGCGTGCCTCACCCGCTGCTGGGGCGCGGCGGAGATCAACGTGTCCTGCCCGCAGTGCCGGGAGACCTTCCCGCAGCGGCACATGCGGCCCAACCGGCACCTGGCCAACGTGACCCAGCTGGTGAAGCAGTTGCGCACCGAGCGGCCGTCGGGGCCCGGAGGCGAGATGGGTGTGTGCGAGAAACACCGCGAGCCCTTGAAGCTGTACTGCGAGGAGGACCAGATGCCCATCTGCGTGGTGTGCGATCGCTCCCGTGAGCACCGCGGCCACAGTGTGCTGCCGTTGGAGGAGGCGGTGGAGGGCTTCAAG gAGCAAATCCAGAACCAGCTGGACCACCTAAAAAGAGTGAAAGACTTAAAGAAGAGGCGTCGGGCACAGGGGGAGCAGGCACGAGCTGAGCTCTTG AGCCTTACCCAGATGGAGAGGGAGAAGATCATCTGGGAGTTTGAACAGTTGTATCACTCCTTGAAGGAGCATGAGTACCGCCTCCTTGCCCGCCTGGAGGAGCTAGACTTGGCTATCTACAACAGCATCAATGGTGCCATCACCCAGTTCTCGTGCAACATCTCGCACCTCAGCAGCCTGATCGCGCAGctggaggagaagcagcagcagcccaCAAGGGAGCTCCTGCAG GACATTGGGGATACATTGAGCAG GGCTGAAAGAATTAGGATCCCTGAACCTTGGATCACACCTCCAGATCTgcaagagaaaatacatatttttgcccaaaaatgtctgttcatgaCTGAGAGTCTGAAGCAGTTTACAG aAAAAATGCAGTCAGATATGGAGAAAATCCAAG AATTAAGAGAGGCTCAGTTATACTCAG TGGATGTGACTCTAGACCCGGACACAGCCTACCCCAGCCTGATCCTCTCCGATAACCTGCGGCAAGTGCGGTACAGTTACCTCCAGCAGGACCTGCCCGACAACCCTGAGCGGTTCAATCTGTTTCCCTGTGTCTTGGGCTCTCCATGCTTCATCGCTGGGAGACATTATTGGGAGGTAGAGGTGGGAGACAAAGCCAAGTGGACCATAGGTGTCTGTGAAGACTCAGTGTGCAGAAAAGGAGGAGTAACCTCGGCCCCCCAGAATGGATTCTGGGCAGTGTCCTTGTGGTATGGGAAAGAATACTGGGCTCTTACCTCCCCAATGACTGCCCTCCCCCTGCGGACCCCTCTGCAGCGGGTGGGAATTTTCTTGGACTATGATGCTGGCGAGGTCTCCTTCTACAATGTGACAGAGAGGTGTCACACCTTCACGTTCTCTCATGCTACCTTCTGTGGGCCTGTCCGGCCCTACTTCAGTCTGAGTTACTCGGGAGGGAAGAGCGCAGCTCCTCTCATCATCTGCCCCATGAGTGGGATTGATGGGTTTTCTGGCCACGTTGGGAATCATGGTCATTCCATGGAGACCTCCCCTTGA